The Peribacillus simplex genome contains the following window.
CGGATGATAGAGGAAATGAAATATGAGGCGGAACAATCTTTGGATGAACAACTACCCTTTTTTGAAAATCTGCATCGGGCTGTTTATCGAATCCTGGAGTTCAGGCAGGAACATCAATTATCTTTAAAACTTCTTCAGGAAGAGCGGGAAATTGGTACTCCGGCCGTTCAGGAAATGATAAATGAAATGGAAGAAGCCATTGTATCTTACATTAAGGAAAAACTTAAAATTGCGATTGATAAGGGCTATATACAGCCTTGTGATCCAGAGATAACAGCTTTCCTGATGCTAAAGATGTACCTTGCCCTTATTTTTGATTGGGAAAGGAATCATGCCCCATTAGGGAAAGAGGAAATTGCTGAACTATTTAAAATATATTTATTCAAAGGATTATCCACTCCGTGATAATTCTATTTTTTTGGCTTAAAATGCAATGAATCGAAATAAAGAAGAGAAACCGATCATCGGTATCTCTTCTTTATATTTGGGATGGTTTTCAGCTGCGAGACTGAATTTATATGAGATCATCCTGCTAATTGGGAAGCGGATGGTGAAACACAAATCACTACTCTCCAGAAAGGCAATGATCACAGTGGTTTCCATAACATTCGTGCTGTTCTTCGATTTTTTTTCCGCATTCCATACATTGTTTCGGAGGCAGGTTTTTAAAGAACTCAATGCTACTTTGAATCATGAACATCATCTCCTGTATTATTATTCGCTTTTCTATGATTACATTGTATTATAACAGTATTGATGTGTCAATATTTGTTTTATAACATAAGTGGAAAAGGTGAAATAAGGGTAAGAATAGTTTATATTAATGGGGAAGTCATTGAGAAAAAAAGGAGTGCCTAAGTATGAAAATCACCGTAATTGGCTGCTGGGGCGGATATCCAGCTAAAAATGAGGCAAGTTCCGGCTATTTGCTTGAATATGAAGATTTTCGCATTCTGCTTGATTGTGGCAGCGGTGTTCTATCACAGTTGCAAAATCATATGAAGCCGGAGGATCTTGGTGCAGTTGTATTATCCCACTATCATCCGGATCATGTAGCGGATGTTGGTGTCCTGCAACACGCCGCGCTCATACAGCAGATATTGGGCAGCGAGAAAAGGACCATTCCTATTTATGGCCATGATTTAGACGAAGCCGAATTTGGAAAGTTAACTTATAAAGACGTGACAAAGGGAATAGTCTACTCTGCTGATGAACCCTTAACAATAGGACCGTGTACATTCACATTCATGAAAACGAAACATCCAGTACCATGTTTTGCTATGAGGATTGAAGCTGAAAATCATTCGATTGTTTACACAGGTGACAGTTCATATATGGATGAGCTTGCAGATTTCGCTAAAAACGCAAATGTTTTATTATGTGAAAGTAACTTTTACAGCGATATGGATGGTTCAAAGGTGGGGCATATGACGGCTAGAGAAGCTGGCATGCTAGCAGCCAAGGCCGACGTACAGCTTTTGCTGTTAACTCATCTCCCTCATTATGGGGATCTTAATCAACTTAAAAAAGAAGCATCCGAGGTATTCAAAAGGGAAATAGCTGTAGCTAAAACCAATCTCGAATTCCAACTATAATTGAAATATTAATGGTATGAATGAAGTCTACAAGGAGGAACAACTGTGCTTTTTATTGATAATAATGGAATTACGGATCCAAGAATTAATCTGGCCATCGAAGAATATGCGCTTAAACATTTAAATATAGATGAGACCTATCTTCTATTCTATATTAATCGTCCTTCAATCATCATAGGAAGGAATCAAAATACGATTGAAGAAATCAATGCCGATTATGTAGATGGAAATGGCATTACCGTTGTTCGCCGCCTTTCAGGGGGTGGAGCGGTTTATCATGATTTAGGGAATCTCAATTTCAGTTTCATTACGAGAGAGGATGGGGATAGCTTCCACAATTTTAAGAAATTCACCCAGCCTGTCGTGGAAACGCTCGAAAAACTAGGAATACAAGCTGAATTAAGCGGACGTAACGATATCCTGGCTGAAGGAAAGAAAATTTCCGGAAACGCGATGTTTTCAACGAAGGGCAGAATGTTCAGTCATGGGACATTGTTGTTTCAATCAGAAATGGATCACATTGTATCCGCTTTAAAAGTGAAAAAAGATAAAATCGAGTCTAAAGGGATTAAATCGATAAGAAGCCGCGTCGGTAATATTGCTGATTTTTTAAAAGAACCGATGTCTGTTGAAGAATTCCGCTCATTCCTATTGCAAAATATTTTTAAGGAAAGCGGTGAGGTCACTGAGTATGTTTTAACGGAGGCGGATTGGGAGAAAATTCACAAAATCTCGGAAGAAAGGTATCAAAACTGGGAGTGGAACTACGGAAAATCGCCTAAATTCAACTTACAAAACTCGCATAGATTCTCGGTGGGATCTGTTGATATCCGTCTTGAAGTTAACAGGGGAATCATTGAGCATTGTAAAATCTACGGTGACTTCTTCGGGGTCGGAGAGGTTGCGGATATTGAACAGAAGCTTACTGGATCACGCTATGAAAAGAAAGCTATCAGCAATGTACTAGATGAGATAGATGTTCGGCATTATTTTGGCAATGTAACGAAAGAAGAAATATTGGCCCTAATATATTAAGCCTGAAATGCCGTCCTGACTAAGTAGGACGGTTTTTGTGTCTAATTATGACAGTAATTGCTTGAATTTGGATAAAATTGTTGCTGTAATCATTTTCTTTTAATATAATAAAAATGAATGATTACTCATTCATTATATTTGCAGGGGGAGGGAGAATGATGAATTTATCTGAACAGCTTCATCAAACTGCTTTAAGGAAGGCGGACAAGCCAGCTTTTTATTTTATGGATCAATCCACTTCATATGGGGAATTGGATAAAGCCGTTTCGAAGTTTGCAGACGAATTACATAGGCTGGGTGTTTCAAAAGGTGATAATGTTGCGCTGGTTTTAGGCAATTCTCCACATTTCATTATTTCGTTGTATGGAGTTTTACGTACAGGGGCGACCGTAATTCCCGTAAATCCAATCTACACACCTGACGAGATTGGATACATCCTGAATAACGGCGATGTAAAGGTCGTTGTGGCATT
Protein-coding sequences here:
- a CDS encoding TetR/AcrR family transcriptional regulator, encoding MSVDRKKLILEAATKSFSLFGYKATTMDQVAKIANVGKGTIYTFYKNKEELFKEIVQRMIEEMKYEAEQSLDEQLPFFENLHRAVYRILEFRQEHQLSLKLLQEEREIGTPAVQEMINEMEEAIVSYIKEKLKIAIDKGYIQPCDPEITAFLMLKMYLALIFDWERNHAPLGKEEIAELFKIYLFKGLSTP
- the yhfH gene encoding protein YhfH, translated to MIQSSIEFFKNLPPKQCMECGKKIEEQHECYGNHCDHCLSGE
- a CDS encoding MBL fold metallo-hydrolase is translated as MKITVIGCWGGYPAKNEASSGYLLEYEDFRILLDCGSGVLSQLQNHMKPEDLGAVVLSHYHPDHVADVGVLQHAALIQQILGSEKRTIPIYGHDLDEAEFGKLTYKDVTKGIVYSADEPLTIGPCTFTFMKTKHPVPCFAMRIEAENHSIVYTGDSSYMDELADFAKNANVLLCESNFYSDMDGSKVGHMTAREAGMLAAKADVQLLLLTHLPHYGDLNQLKKEASEVFKREIAVAKTNLEFQL
- a CDS encoding lipoate--protein ligase, with amino-acid sequence MLFIDNNGITDPRINLAIEEYALKHLNIDETYLLFYINRPSIIIGRNQNTIEEINADYVDGNGITVVRRLSGGGAVYHDLGNLNFSFITREDGDSFHNFKKFTQPVVETLEKLGIQAELSGRNDILAEGKKISGNAMFSTKGRMFSHGTLLFQSEMDHIVSALKVKKDKIESKGIKSIRSRVGNIADFLKEPMSVEEFRSFLLQNIFKESGEVTEYVLTEADWEKIHKISEERYQNWEWNYGKSPKFNLQNSHRFSVGSVDIRLEVNRGIIEHCKIYGDFFGVGEVADIEQKLTGSRYEKKAISNVLDEIDVRHYFGNVTKEEILALIY